The Streptomyces puniciscabiei genomic interval GCCAGTTCGTCGTCGGCGGCGCCCATCCTGCAGGTGCCGGCCGGGTGGTACACGGTATGCGCGACCTTGCGGGCGTACTCGCCGAGTTCGGCGTCGCCCCGGACCTCGGGACCGGGACACACCTCGCGCTTGAGCCAGCCCGCGAGCGGCTCGGTCTTCGCGATCTCACGGGCGATACGGATGCCGTCGACCAGGGTCCGGCCGTCGTAGTCGTCCTCGTCGGTGAAGTAGCGGAAGTCGAGGGCGGGCTTGACGGACGGGTCGGCGCTGGTCAGGTAGAGGCGGCCGCGGGACTTCGGCTTGGGGATGTTCGGGGTCATCGAGACGCCGTACCGCGGGCGTTCGTAGCCGAGCCGCTCCGGGTTGTCCGTGAACGGGATCTGGTAGAAGTGGAACATCAGGTCGGGGCCCGCGTGTCCGGGGTCGCGGCGCACGAACAGGCCCGCGTCGGAGTCCATCGCGGAGTTCTCCGGAATCGGGCCGTGGGTCTCCCAGACGATGACCGACTCGGGGTGGTCCAGGAGGTTCTCGCCGACGCCGGGCAGGTCGTGGACGACCGGGATACCGAGGGCCTCGAGGTCGCCCCGGGGGCCGATGCCCGAGTGGAGGAGCAGACGCGGGGAGTCGACGGCGCCCGCGCACAGGACCACCTCGTTCCGGGCCCGGATCAGCAGCTCCTCGCCGTCCTTGGTGCGCACGTGGACGCCCTCGGCCCGGCCCCCGGTGAGCTCCAGCCGGTACGCCCAGGTCTCCAGGAGGATCGTCAGGTTCGGGCGCTCGTCCATCACCGGGTGCAGGTACGCCACCGACGCCGAGGACCGCTTGTTGTTCTCGGGGTGGTAGGCGAGGTCGAAGAAGCCGACGCCCTCGGTGAACGGCTTGCGGTTGAAGCCCTCGATGCGGGGTACCCCGAGCGCGGCCTGGGCGGCGTCGACGAAGTCGCGGGCGATGGCGTTCCGGTCCTTCTCGTCGACGGAGACGATGTTGTTCTTCAGGCGGGCGAAGTAGGCCTCCATGGGCACGGCGCCCCACCCCTTGGCGCCGGCCTCCTCCCACTCGTCCCAGTCGGACGGCAGCGGCTTGAAGGAGATCAGCGTGTTGTGGGAGGAGCAGCCGCCGAGGACGCGGGCGCGGCTGTGCCGGATGTGGGAGTTGCCGCGCGGCTGCTCCACGGTCGGGTAGTCGTAGTCGAGGTCGCCGCCGAGCAGGCCCATCCAGCGGCGCAGGGTGAGGACGTCGTCGCGGCCGACGTCGCTCGGGCCGCCCTCGATGACGGCGACGGTGACGTCCGGGTTCTCGGTGAGGCGGGAGGCGATGACGGAGCCCGCGGTGCCGCCGCCGATGACGACGTAGTCGTAGACGTGGGGGGTGTGGGGCATGGGGGTACTACTCCAGGGGGTGTTTCCGGGGGCGAAGAGGTGGGGCTCAGCCGGCGAACCAGCGCACCGGCTTCGGCGCGAGGTTCTGGTAGACGTGCTTGGTCTCGCGGTACTCGGCGAGTCCGGCGGGCCCCAGCTCACGGCCGGTGCCGCTCTTGCCGAAGCCTCCCCACTCCGCCTGCGGCAGGTAGGGGTGGAAGTCGTTGATCCAGACGGTGCCGTGGCGCAGCCGGCCGGCGACGCGGCGGGCCCTGCCCGCGTCGGCGGTCCAGACGGCGCCGGCGAGGCCGTACTCGGTGTCGTTGGCGAGGAGTACGGCCTCCTCCTCGGTGCGGAAGGTCTCGACGGTGAGGACCGGGCCGAAGACCTCCTCGCGGACGACCCGCATCTCGCGGTGGCAGGCGTCGAGGACGGTCGGCTCGTAGAAGTAGCCGGACTCGGGGCGCTCCGGTGACGGCTCGGGCCGCTTGCCGCCGCAGCGCAGTACGGCGCCCTCCGCGAGCGCGGAGGCGACGTACGCCTCGACCTTGGCGCGCTGCTGCTCGGAGACGAGCGGGCCGCACTCGACGCCGTCCGCGGTGCCGCGCCCGAGCCTGATCCTCCGGGCCCGGCGGGCGAGTTCGGCGACGAAGCGGTCCCTGACCGACTCCTCGACGATGAGCCGGGCGCCGGCCGAGCAGACCTGGCCGCTGTGGATGAAGGCGGCGTTGAGGGCCTGGTCGACGGCGGTGTCGAAGCCTTCCTCGGTGGCGCAGGCGTCGGCGAAGACGACGTTGGGGTTCTTGCCGCCGAGTTCGAGGGCGACCTTCTTCACCGTCGGGGCGGCGGCCTGGGCCACCTTGGTGCCGCTGACCAGGCCGCCGGTGAAGGAGACCAGGTCGACGTCGGGGTGCTCGGCGAGGCGGGCGCCGACGGTGTGGCCGGGGCCGGTGACGATGTTGGCCACTCCGGCGGGCAGGCCTGCCTCCGCCAGCAGCTCGATCAGCGCGACGGTGGTCATCGGGGTGATCTCGCTGGGCTTGATCACGAAGGTGTTGCCGGCGGCGAGCGCCGGGGCGATCTTCCAACTGGCCTGGAGAAGCGGGTAGTTCCAGGGGGTGATCAGCGCGCAGACGCCGACCGGCTCGTGCACGACGACGCTGTGGATGTCGGGGGAACCCGCGTCCACGACCCGGCCCGGCGCCTCGGCGGCGACCACGTCGGCGAAGTAGCGGAAGGCGTCGGCGACACAGTCGATGTCGATCCGCCCCTCCTCGACCGTCTTGCCCGCGTCCCGGCTCTCCAGCAGCCCGAGCTCCTCGCGGTCGCGTACGAGGAGGTCGGCGACGCGGCGCAGCAGGGCGGCGCGCTCGGCGACCGGGGTGTGCGGCCAGGGGCCGTGGTCGAAGGCCCGCCGGGCCGCGGCCACCGCGCGCTCGGTGTCCTTCTCGTCACCCTCGGCGACCACGGCGAACGGCCGGGCGTCCGCGGGGTCGAGGATCTCGCGCGTCGCGCCGGAGATCGCCGCCAGCCACTCGCCTCCCGCGTGGATGGTCGCCTGGGCCTGTCGTGCCGTTCTGTCCGCCATGATCGGTGTTGCCTTCCGTTCCTGATCCATGTCCCTGTGTCACTGACGTGTCACGCTCGGGGACCGTCGCCGCCTGCCCAGGACCGGCACCTCGCATGCGCAATCGATGGCGGAAAGTGCGCGGGGTCACATCAACGCGCACCAGATCACTCAACCCGTCGACCATTTAATTGCAGTAATTACGGAATACAATTGCCTGTGTATTTACAATTCCCCCGAATGCCCCAAAGCCCACCTCCATCGGCCGTCGTTAGGTGACCGTGATGCGATTGGACTGGCACGCGGCCGAGGATCATAAGACGACCATGCTGCGCTGGAGCGGCGACGCGGACGTCACGTCATGCTCGGACCTGCTCGATGATTTCCTTACGAAAATCAACTCGATGGAAAATGAATACCGGCGGACGATGGCAGCTCTGTACAGGGCGTCCTGAGGCGGGGGTACGGAGGTAGAACGATGGAGACCTGGAACGTCCCGGACCAGGACATCGCGCCGAACGACTGGGACCCGGTCGAGGAACTGGCCCAGATACTGTCCACGCCGACCAGCGTGAGCCCCGTCACCCCCCTGGACCTGCCGTCCCCGCGCAGGAACAACCGCCGACGGGTCCGTCACGAGTCCCATCTGCTCGACGGCGGCCGCAGCCTCACCCACATCACGCTGCTGATCGCGACGGTGACCGTCTGCGCGCTGTGCATGCTGGGCTGGTCCGTCTGCTACTCGTACTGGCAACTGCGCGGAATCGCGTCGTCGGTGCTGCCGACGAGACTGGCGCAATGCTGGCCGCTGACGGTGTACGGGCCGTGGTTCGTGGCCGCCCTGTCCGTACTGCGGGCCACCGCTCAGCGCCGCAGTGCGCGGCGTTCCTGGTGCGTGGTGCTGGCCGCTTCGGCGCTGGCCGTGGGGCTGTGCGTCAGCCACTCGTCGCATGCGCTGCTCTCGTTAGTGATCTTCGGAATTCCGCCGGTCACCGCTCTGGTGTGTTTCTGGGAGCTCGTCGGCCAGATCTCGACCAGGAACCGTCCCCGGCACGCCACGAACACCGATCCGCCGGACCCCACGCCGTGACCGGGTGCACCGCTTGCCCGCAGTGAGGCGTTCATGAGGACCCGCCGGCCGGCTACCACGCCCGGTAGCCGGCCGGCGGGTCCTCGCTCACGCGGCCGTCGAGCGACTCCCGGATCAGGTCGGCCTGGCCCACGTGACGGGCGTACTCCTCGATCATGTCGACCAGGAACCGGCGCAGGCTCGGCCGCTCGCCCCGGCGTGAGGTGTACGCGACCAGGCAGCCGGCGCCGCCCTCCGCCACCGCCCGCCGGATGTGCGCACGGGACCGCGCGACGGACGCCCGCCAGAGCGCGTACAGCTCCTCGGGAGTGTCCTCGGCGGCCGAACGCCACTCCCAGTCGGGCTCGGCGTCCCAGTCCACCCCGGCCCAGGGGGCGGGGAGCTCCTCCCCCAGCAGCCGCGCGGTGAAGTACTCGTCCTCGACCAGGGCGAGATGCTTCAGCAGTCCGCCCAGCGTGACGGAGGAAGGGGGCAGGGTCGCGGCCAGGGCGGTCGCGTCCAGGTCCGCGCACTTCCAGGCCAGCGTCCTGCGCTGCCGTTCCAGGGAGCCCAGCAGGGTGTCGATCTCGGTGCCGGCGACGGGCGGTTCGTACGCGACGGGTGCGGTGTCGTCTGTCTCGATCGTCATGCCCGGCACGCTACGGTCGGTTCCGGACGACCAACTGCCGCAATACGGAGGGCTTTTCGGTGGGTTACGACTCGACGCCGTACGACACGGTGTCACACGTGGACGACCCGGTGCCGTACGACACACCGGCGCGCGACGACAGCCCGACCGCCCGTGCCCTGATCGCCCTGGAGCTGCTGCAGGGCAGCCCGGGCATCACCGCCGCCCGGCTCGCGGAGCGGCTCGGGGTGTCCGAGCGGGCCGCCCGGCGGTACGTCGCCATCCTGCGCGAGGCCGGGATCCCGGTGGAGTCGGCGCGCGGCCCGTACGGCGGTTACCGGCTCGGCAGGGGCGTCCGGCTGCCACCGCTGGTGTTCTCGGCGCGGGAGGCGCTCGCCCTGGTGATGGCGGTGCTGGACGGCCATCACGACGCGGCGGATCCGGCCGGGCCGGTGGGCGCGGCGCTCGGCAAGCTGCTGCGGGCGCTGCCGGAGCCGGTCGCCGCGCCCGCCGCCGCGGTCCGCACGGTGGACACCCGCGGCGGCGATCCCCACGCCTCCGCCCCCGCTCCGGACACCACGGCCGCCCTCGTCGGGGCCGCGGCCGGCCGGCGACGGCTGCGCCTCGGCTACGACCTCGGGCGCAGGGGCGTACGGGAGATGGAGGTGGACCCGTGGGCGGTGGTGGTCCGGCACGGCCGCTGGTATCTGCTGTGCTGGTCGCACACGGCTCACGCGCGCCGGGTGCTGCGGCTGGACCGGGTCACCTCGGTCGCCGCGCTGGACTCCGGCTTCACTCCCCCGCCCGGCCTGGACCCCCTGGAGACCGTCGAGGAGCATCTCTCGGAGGGCTGGGCACACGCGGTGGAGGTGCTGATCGACGCGCCGGCCGCGGAGGTCGCCGAGTGGCTGCCCCGCAGTCTGGGCCGGCCCGAACCCCTCCCGGACGGTGGCACCCGCCTGGTGGCCACGACCGATGAGCCGGCCTGGTACGTCCGGCAGATCGGCCTGCTCCCGGTGCCGTACCGGATCGCCGGCTCGGCGGAGGTGCGCCGGGCCGCTCGGGAGCTGGGCAGCCGGCTGCTGTCCGCGGCGGGGGGCGAGGGCGTGCGGGCCGACCAGGGCACGGGGATCGACGGCACGGGGATCGACGGCACGGAGGTCTCTGACTACAGTCAAAGAATGACAGCCTTTGACCAGGGTGAAGGAACACCGGTCCGGGCGGAGGACGTGGCCGCCTTCCGCCGCTTCAACCGGTACTTCACACGCCGTATCGGCGTCCTGGACGACCATTACCTCGGCCAGGACCGCCCGCTCGGCGAGGCCCGGCTGCTGTTCGAGATCGGTGACGGGGTGTCGCTGCGGGAGCTGCGCGGGCGGCTCGGTCTGGACGCCGGGTATCTCAGCCGGATGGTGAAGGCGCTCCAGGCGCAGGGCATGGTCCGGCTCGCGGTGCCCGCGCACGACAACCGACTGCGGATGGCCGAGCTCACCCCGGCCGGACACGCGGAGGTCGCCGAGCAGCAGCGCCGGGCCGATGCCCTGGCCGCCGGCGTCCTCGAAGGCCTCACCCCGGCCCAGCGGGCCGAGCTGGCCGGGGCCATGGCGACCACGGAGCGGCTGCTGCGGCTGGCCGGGATCACCGTGGAGAGCGTCGACGGCGCCTCGCCGGACGCGCGGGCCTGCCTGGACGCCTACGCGGCGGACATCGACGCGCGCTTCCCCGAGGGCTACGACAAGGCGGCCCTGGTACGTCCCGAGGAGGTGACCGGGGAGGCCGGCGCCTTCCTGGTGGCGTACGAGGAGCGGCGGCCGGTGGGGTGCGGGGCGCTCAGAAGCCTGGCACCCGGGGCCGGTGAGATCCGGCACGTGTGGGTGCACCCGGAGGCGCGCCGGCTGGGGCTCGCGCGGCGGCTGCTGGCGGGGCTGGAGCGGGAGGCACTGCGGCGGGGCCTCGCGGTCGTACGCCTGGACACGCACACCGTGCTCACCGAGGCACAGGCGATGTACCGGGCGTGCGGGTACACCGAGATCCCGCGCTACAACGACGACGTCTACGGCGGGCACTGGTTCGAGAAGCGGCTACTTCCCGGCGGCGGCGCCTGACACCTCGGTCATCAACTCCCGTACGCAGGCGCGCAGCCAGGCGTGGGCGGGATCGGCGTCGTGCCGGGGGTGCCAGGCGAGACCCACCTCGACCTTGGGGAGTTCCAGGGGGACCTCGAAGACGACGAGGCCGAGGGCGTCCGCCATCGGGCGGCCGTAGGCGGTGGTCAGCCCGATCAGGTCGGTCTCGCGCAGCACGAACAGCGAGGCCGGGAAGGTACCGACGCTGCCCACCACCCGGCGGCTGAGGCCGAGTTCGGCCAGGGCGTCGTCGACCGGGCCGCGCTGCCTGCCGCGCCGGGAGACGACGAGGTGACCGGCCTGCCCGGCGAACCGCTCGGGCGTCAACTCCCCCTCCAGCAGGGGGTGTCCGGACCGTACGACGCCCAGCATGCGCTCCTCGTACACCGTCTCCACATGCACCTCGGGGGCGGTGGTGTCGATCACCCCGACCTCCAGGTCGGCGGTGCCCTGGCGCAGGAACGGAGCGTCCACATGGCTCTCGGACAGGAAGCGCAGACGGACGCCGGGGGCCTCGCGGGCGACGCGGGCGAAGAGGGCGGCGCCGTGCGTGGCCCAGACGGCGTCGTGGCCGAGGATCGTGAAGGTACGGGAAACCATCCGCAGGTCGGTGTCGCGGCCCGGCGCGAACAGGGCCCGTGCCCGCTCCACCACCGCGCCCACCTCGGCCCGTACGGCCAGCGCGTGCGGAGTGGGCACCATCCGGCGTCCGGCCCGCACCAGGATCGGATCGCCGAGCGCCTTGCGGATGCGGCCGAGCGTGCGGCTCATGGCGGGCTCGGACAGATGCAGCCGGCGGGCGGCACCCTGCACGCTCTGTTCCTCCAGCAGCACGTCCAGCGCGACCAGCAGATTCAGGTCCAGCCCGGTGGATTGCGTCATGTGCAGGTATCCCTTGCGAAGGTTGCACTGGAATGCAGGTCACCGCTGAGCCTACGGTGAGGGCGATCCCACCACCTCCGAAGCTCCCGGGAGGAGCCGTGCCCGCGCACGCCCTGAAACGCCCCACCCTGCTCGCGCTGTGCGCCTGCGTCCTGGTCGCCCAGAGCATGGTCGCCGCCATCAACCTCCTCATCCCGCAACTGAGTTCGTCGTCGCTGCACCCCTCGCACACCGAGATCCTGTGGACCGTCGACGCCTACGTCATCGTCTTCGCGGGCCTGCTCATCCCGGCCGGCGCGCTCGGCGACCGGTACGGCCGCAAGGGCGCCCTGCTCACCGGGCTCGCCCTGTTCGCGGCGGGCGCCGCCACCAGCGCGCTCGCGACCGGCCCCGCCATGCTGATAGCGGGCCGGGGGCTGTCCGGCGCCGGAGCGGCCCTGATCACCCCGGCCACCCTCTCGATCCTGATGCAGCTGTCCGCGCCGGAACGCCGCGTCCGCTCGATGGGCGCCTGGACGCTGTCGATCGGCCTGGGCGGCGCGGCCGGCAACCTGGGCGGCGGACTGGCCGGGCAGTTCCTCACCTGGCGCGCCCTGTTCGCGGTGATGGTCCCGCTGGCCGCCGTACTCGCCGCGGCCGCCGCGCTCACGGTCCCGCGCACCGAACGCGCCACCGCCGCCCGCCCCGACCCGCTCGGCACCCTGCTGCTCACCGCGGGCCTGGTCGCGGTCCTGTTCGGCATCATCGAGGGCCCGACGTACGGCTGGGGCTCCGCGCGCATCCTCGGTGCCTTCGCGGCGGGCGCGCTGCTGATCGCGGCCTTCACCCTGCACGCCCTGCGCTCGGCGGCGCCCCTCTTCGACCCGCGGGTCTTCGCCTCGCCCCGCCTGCGCTCGGCCTCCCTCGGCACGGCCACCGCGTTCTTCGGCCTGTTCTCCCTGTTCTTCGTCAACTCGCAGTACCTGCAGGGCGTGAAGGGCTTCGGCCCCGCCGTCACGGGGGTGGCGATCATGCCCCTGGTCTTCGGGATGGCCGCGTCCCAGAAGCTGGCCACCCGCTGGGCCGGCCACCCGCGCGCGGTCATCGGCGTCGGCCTCGCCCTCATCGGCCTCGGCCTGCTCGGCGCGTCCACGGCCGACGCCGGCACGCCCTACGCGGTGTTCGTCTGCTGGCTCCTGGTCATCTCCGCCGGCGCCGGCCTCTCCATGCCGGCCCTGACCATCGGCGTGGTCACTTCCCTCCCCGCCCACCAGGCGGGCCTCGGCTCCGGCCTCGGCACGACGGCCCGGGAGACGGGGGCCGCGCTGGGCGTCGCCGTCACCGGCACGGTGCTGTCGGCCCACGCCGACCTGCTCCACGGCATGGGCCCGGCGCTGCGGACGGTGGGGGTGGTGGTGCTGGGGGCCACGGCGCTGGTGGTGGCGGGATATGGAAAGCGCCCTGAAGGGAAGCGCCCCAAAGGGGCGCGGGGCTCTGCCGGATGTGCGGCTACCGCCGCGCGGGCGCGAGCAACCCACCGCATACCCGCAGACGGCAAACGCCCGGCACCCCTACCGCGGGATGCCGAGCGTTTGCCGTAGCTCCGGAACTTCTTAGATGAGGCCGAGGCCGCGAACCGCCTCGCGCTCCTCCTCGAGCTCCTTGACGGACGCGTCGATGCGCGCACGGGAGAACTCGTTGATGTCCAGGCCCTGGACGATCTCGTACTTGCCGTCCTTGGTGGTGACCGGGAAGGAGGAGATCAGGCCCTCCGGCACGCCGTACGAACCGTCCGACGGGATACCCATGGACGTCCAGTCGCCCTCGGCCGTGCCGTTGACCCAGGTGTACACGTGGTCGATCGCGGCGTTGGCGGCGGAGGCCGCGGACGACGCCCCGCGGGCCTCGATGATCGCGGCACCGCGCTTGGCGACGGTCGGGATGAAGTCCTCGGCCAGCCACTTCTCGTCGTTCACGACCTCGGCGGCGTTCTTGCCTGCGACGGTGGCGTGGAAGATGTCCGGGTACTGGGTGGCGGAGTGGTTGCCCCAGATGGTCAGCCGCTTGATGTCGGCGACCGTCGAACCCGTCTTCTTCGCGAGCTGCGTCAGCGCGCGGTTGTGGTCCAGGCGGGTCATCGCGGTGAAGCGCTCGGCCGGGACGTCCGGCGCGGCGGCCTGCGCGATGAGCGCGTTGGTGTTGGCCGGGTTGCCGACGACCAGGACCTTGATGTCGTCCGCGGCGTGGTCGTTGATGGCCTTGCCCTGCGGCTTGAAGATGCCGCCGTTGGCCTCGAGCAGGTCGCCGCGCTCCATGCCCTTGGTGCGGGGCCGGGCGCCGACCAGGAGGGCTACGTTGGCGCCGTCGAAGGCGACGTTCGGGTCGTCCGTGATGTCGATGCCCTGCAGGAGCGGGAACGCGCAGTCGTCCAGCTCCATGGCGGTGCCCTCGGCGGCCTTCAAGGCCGGGGTGATCTCGAGCAGGCGCAGCTTGACCGGCACGTCCGCGCCGAGCAGCTGGCCGGAGGCGATGCGGAAGAGCAGGGCGTAACCGATCTGGCCGGCCGCGCCGGTGACGGTGACGTTCACGGGAGTGCGGGTCATGGCGTTCTCCGTATGACAGCTGGCGGTGGGGCGTCCCGGCCCCGGGCGGATGATCGATCTCTTGGCGTCAAGAGATCGATCCAGCGGTCAGGCTATCGCGCATCCGGCATGCGAGACGTCCCGGGCCGTGTGGATCACCCCACAAGTCGGGGATGCGTCGAACGAAAGGGCGGCCGCCCGTCCGGGAGAGGGGGAGAGGACGGAGGCGGCCGCCAGGTGGGGGTACCGAACGTGCCGGACTCCCGTGGGGGGTATTGGGCCGCCTGCCCAGAATCCGGCCCGCCATGCACCCGGTCCCGGAATTTCATCCTCCCGATTCCCCGCACGTCGTACGCCGGATGTGCCGCGGCCCGTATGCGCTGCTCAGAGCGGCCGTATGCGCTGCTCGGGGCGCCCGCCGGCCCTCCTCGGGGCGCCCG includes:
- a CDS encoding aldehyde dehydrogenase family protein, giving the protein MADRTARQAQATIHAGGEWLAAISGATREILDPADARPFAVVAEGDEKDTERAVAAARRAFDHGPWPHTPVAERAALLRRVADLLVRDREELGLLESRDAGKTVEEGRIDIDCVADAFRYFADVVAAEAPGRVVDAGSPDIHSVVVHEPVGVCALITPWNYPLLQASWKIAPALAAGNTFVIKPSEITPMTTVALIELLAEAGLPAGVANIVTGPGHTVGARLAEHPDVDLVSFTGGLVSGTKVAQAAAPTVKKVALELGGKNPNVVFADACATEEGFDTAVDQALNAAFIHSGQVCSAGARLIVEESVRDRFVAELARRARRIRLGRGTADGVECGPLVSEQQRAKVEAYVASALAEGAVLRCGGKRPEPSPERPESGYFYEPTVLDACHREMRVVREEVFGPVLTVETFRTEEEAVLLANDTEYGLAGAVWTADAGRARRVAGRLRHGTVWINDFHPYLPQAEWGGFGKSGTGRELGPAGLAEYRETKHVYQNLAPKPVRWFAG
- a CDS encoding bifunctional helix-turn-helix transcriptional regulator/GNAT family N-acetyltransferase gives rise to the protein MTAFDQGEGTPVRAEDVAAFRRFNRYFTRRIGVLDDHYLGQDRPLGEARLLFEIGDGVSLRELRGRLGLDAGYLSRMVKALQAQGMVRLAVPAHDNRLRMAELTPAGHAEVAEQQRRADALAAGVLEGLTPAQRAELAGAMATTERLLRLAGITVESVDGASPDARACLDAYAADIDARFPEGYDKAALVRPEEVTGEAGAFLVAYEERRPVGCGALRSLAPGAGEIRHVWVHPEARRLGLARRLLAGLEREALRRGLAVVRLDTHTVLTEAQAMYRACGYTEIPRYNDDVYGGHWFEKRLLPGGGA
- a CDS encoding GMC family oxidoreductase, whose protein sequence is MPHTPHVYDYVVIGGGTAGSVIASRLTENPDVTVAVIEGGPSDVGRDDVLTLRRWMGLLGGDLDYDYPTVEQPRGNSHIRHSRARVLGGCSSHNTLISFKPLPSDWDEWEEAGAKGWGAVPMEAYFARLKNNIVSVDEKDRNAIARDFVDAAQAALGVPRIEGFNRKPFTEGVGFFDLAYHPENNKRSSASVAYLHPVMDERPNLTILLETWAYRLELTGGRAEGVHVRTKDGEELLIRARNEVVLCAGAVDSPRLLLHSGIGPRGDLEALGIPVVHDLPGVGENLLDHPESVIVWETHGPIPENSAMDSDAGLFVRRDPGHAGPDLMFHFYQIPFTDNPERLGYERPRYGVSMTPNIPKPKSRGRLYLTSADPSVKPALDFRYFTDEDDYDGRTLVDGIRIAREIAKTEPLAGWLKREVCPGPEVRGDAELGEYARKVAHTVYHPAGTCRMGAADDELAVVDPELRIRGLDGIRIADASVFPTMTAVNPMIGVLMVGEKAVDLIGGDAR
- a CDS encoding malate dehydrogenase, whose amino-acid sequence is MTRTPVNVTVTGAAGQIGYALLFRIASGQLLGADVPVKLRLLEITPALKAAEGTAMELDDCAFPLLQGIDITDDPNVAFDGANVALLVGARPRTKGMERGDLLEANGGIFKPQGKAINDHAADDIKVLVVGNPANTNALIAQAAAPDVPAERFTAMTRLDHNRALTQLAKKTGSTVADIKRLTIWGNHSATQYPDIFHATVAGKNAAEVVNDEKWLAEDFIPTVAKRGAAIIEARGASSAASAANAAIDHVYTWVNGTAEGDWTSMGIPSDGSYGVPEGLISSFPVTTKDGKYEIVQGLDINEFSRARIDASVKELEEEREAVRGLGLI
- a CDS encoding LysR family transcriptional regulator, with the protein product MTQSTGLDLNLLVALDVLLEEQSVQGAARRLHLSEPAMSRTLGRIRKALGDPILVRAGRRMVPTPHALAVRAEVGAVVERARALFAPGRDTDLRMVSRTFTILGHDAVWATHGAALFARVAREAPGVRLRFLSESHVDAPFLRQGTADLEVGVIDTTAPEVHVETVYEERMLGVVRSGHPLLEGELTPERFAGQAGHLVVSRRGRQRGPVDDALAELGLSRRVVGSVGTFPASLFVLRETDLIGLTTAYGRPMADALGLVVFEVPLELPKVEVGLAWHPRHDADPAHAWLRACVRELMTEVSGAAAGK
- a CDS encoding DUF664 domain-containing protein, translating into MTIETDDTAPVAYEPPVAGTEIDTLLGSLERQRRTLAWKCADLDATALAATLPPSSVTLGGLLKHLALVEDEYFTARLLGEELPAPWAGVDWDAEPDWEWRSAAEDTPEELYALWRASVARSRAHIRRAVAEGGAGCLVAYTSRRGERPSLRRFLVDMIEEYARHVGQADLIRESLDGRVSEDPPAGYRAW
- a CDS encoding DUF2637 domain-containing protein, translating into METWNVPDQDIAPNDWDPVEELAQILSTPTSVSPVTPLDLPSPRRNNRRRVRHESHLLDGGRSLTHITLLIATVTVCALCMLGWSVCYSYWQLRGIASSVLPTRLAQCWPLTVYGPWFVAALSVLRATAQRRSARRSWCVVLAASALAVGLCVSHSSHALLSLVIFGIPPVTALVCFWELVGQISTRNRPRHATNTDPPDPTP
- a CDS encoding MFS transporter, translated to MPAHALKRPTLLALCACVLVAQSMVAAINLLIPQLSSSSLHPSHTEILWTVDAYVIVFAGLLIPAGALGDRYGRKGALLTGLALFAAGAATSALATGPAMLIAGRGLSGAGAALITPATLSILMQLSAPERRVRSMGAWTLSIGLGGAAGNLGGGLAGQFLTWRALFAVMVPLAAVLAAAAALTVPRTERATAARPDPLGTLLLTAGLVAVLFGIIEGPTYGWGSARILGAFAAGALLIAAFTLHALRSAAPLFDPRVFASPRLRSASLGTATAFFGLFSLFFVNSQYLQGVKGFGPAVTGVAIMPLVFGMAASQKLATRWAGHPRAVIGVGLALIGLGLLGASTADAGTPYAVFVCWLLVISAGAGLSMPALTIGVVTSLPAHQAGLGSGLGTTARETGAALGVAVTGTVLSAHADLLHGMGPALRTVGVVVLGATALVVAGYGKRPEGKRPKGARGSAGCAATAARARATHRIPADGKRPAPLPRDAERLP